One Arcobacter sp. FWKO B genomic window, GTAGGTTTATCGCTGGAAAAAGGTTTTGCTATGATAAGTTCAACCCCAGCAAGATTAGCTGGTTTAACCGACAGAGGTGAGATTAAAGAAGATATGTTGGCTGATATTGTTATTATAGATGAGGTACATTTCCCTAAAGTTGTGCTAACATTCAAAAATGGTGAAGTTGTTTACAACGGAATAAGAGGATTTAATTTATGATATACAAAATAGATTCTTATAATATAGGTCAAAAAAAAGTATTAACACAAGAACCAAATATTTCTAGTAGTTCTGTTATTAAGGAGTGTACTTTTGGAGAGTATGTTGAGATTGGAGAGAATAATAATATTCAAGAAAGTGTTATAGGAAATTTTAGTTATACAAGTGAAAATTGCCAAATAATCAATAGTATGATTAAGAATTTTGTAAATATAGCATCTTATGTAAGGATAAATCCATCTCAGCATCCAATGCACTGGGCATCACAACATCATATTCAATATAGAAAAGAGATGTTTGGAGTTGGGATTGATGATGAGAGTTTTTTTGAATGGCGAAGGGAGAGAAAAGTTATAATAGGTAATGATGTATGGCTAGGGCATAATGTAGTAGTAATGGGTAATGTGACTATTGGTGATGGGGCAGTAATAGGTAGTAGCTCTGTTGTAACTAAAGATATTCCACCATTTGCTATCGCTGTTGGTAATCCAGCAAAAGTGATAAGGTACAGATTTGATGAATCAACTATTCAGTCTTTACAAAAAATAGCATGGTGGGATTGGAGTTATGAACAAATCAAAATAGCAATAGATGATTTTAAAAATGTTGATGAATTTATTGAAAAGTATAAAAGATGAAAACAATAATATTGATAGTTGGTGCTAGTGGTGTTGGTAAAGATACATTGATTAATGCAATTAAGGATGATATTAAAGCAAACTTTGTCACAAGATATGTAACAAGGATACCAGATGAAAACGAAACCAACTATTATATAGCTAAAGAAGATTTTGTTTGTTTAAAAGATAAAGACTTTTTTGTTTCTTTTTGGGAAGCACATGGAAACTGTTATGGAGTTTCAAAAAATAGTATATTAGATGGATTAAATATTATATCTGTCTCTAGAGATTCCATCAAAGACTTTGAGGAAAATTTTAGTGATGTGGTTACCATCGATATAAAAATACCAACAAATATGCTTTATGAAAGATTGAAGAATAGAAATCGTGAGGATGAAGAAGAGATTTTAAAAAGGATTAAAAGAAGTGATAAAAAAGTACAAGCCAATAGGCTGATTACTTTTTATAATGATAAGTCTATAGACCAAAGCAAAGAAGAGCTAATATCTCTTATTCGTTCTATTGAGCAATAGATGATAAAAAGATTCTTTATCGATGGAACGCTCAAACCAGTTATTGGTCTTGGTATCACTTCAACAATAGGATATGGAACATTATTTTATTCATTTACTATAATGTCACTAGAGTTTGAGAATGAATTTGGATGGAGTAAAAGTTTTATTTTTGGTATTTTTTCATTGGGATTGTTATTAGGTGGTCTTATAAGTCCATTTATTGGGAAAAAGCTTGATAAATATGGTGCACAAGTTGTTATGAGTATAGGGTCGTTCTTAGCGGCATTGGGTATGTTGTTTATCTCTTTTGTTGAAACAAAATTTGGATTTATTTTATCATTATTATACATTGAGATAGTTGCAACATTTGTTCTTTATGAAGCTGCTTTTGTTGCACTTTCTCAAATAGCAAAAGAAAAAGCAAGACTACCTATGGCTCAAATTACCCTTATTGCAGGATTTGCATCAACTATATTTTGGCCATTAATTACATTTTTATTAGAGATTATGAGTTGGCGAGATGTATATTTGGTTTTATCACTTTTGCATCTTTGTATTGCATTACCTTTGCATTTATTTATGCTTAAAAATAGGACTTTAAAAAGTGGTGTAACAAATTATATTGATAGTAAGGGTGTTTTTCAACTTACACAAAAACAAAAAGATAAAGCCATAGTTCTACTAGCTATAACACTTTGTCTTATCGCAATACCAATTGCAGCAATTCAATTACATCTATTATCCGTATTACAATCATTTGGAATTGAAGCAATAATTGCAGTTGCATTAGGTGCTTTGATTGGACCATCTCAAGTTGGTGCAAGAGTTGTTGAAATGATTTTTTCTAATAAAACAACACCCATTCAGTCTGCAATAATTTCAAATATATTAATATTCTTGAGCTTGATTAGTTTACTTCTTAGTGTTTATGAAATTTTGTTTGCAACACTTTTTGTTGTTTTATATGGAGCTGGACAAGGGTTGAATTATATTGCTAGAGGAAGTTTACCACTTTATATTTTAAGTGCTGATAGTTTTGGAAAAAATAGTGGAATCTTAAATTTATTTATAAAAATAACAACAGCAATTTCTCCTTTTAGTGTTGCATTGTTATTGGATTTTTTTGGGAATATTGTAACAGTTGTTTTTTTGGTTATTGTAGTTATGTTATCATTTGTAAGTTTATTTTATTTAAAAAAGGTTTATCATGTTTGAGCTAAAGTTTTTAGGAACAGCTGATAGTGCTGGCATCCCAGTTCATAATTGTCAATGTGATATTTGTACTGAATATAGGAAAAAAGAGAAAGTCAACCTTTCAACAAGTGCTTATATTGAGCTTAACAATCAACAGATAATATTGTTAGATGCTGGTATTGAAAATATTGCTACTTTATTTGATGGTAAAAAAATAGAAGCAATATTTATGACCCACTTTCACCCAGATCATGCTTTGGGACTATTAAGGTTAAGATATAGTAATGATATTATTAATTGTTATCATCCTAAAGATGATTTGGGTTTTGCAGATCTTTTTAAACATACAAAATCAATTAATTACCAAGTAAATATACCATTTGAAAAGATTATGATAAATCAAATATCTTTTACTCCAATACCTCTTAAACATTCCAAAAATACTACTGGCTACCTTATTGAAGATGGAGAAAAAACTATAGCTTATCTAACAGATTGTGCAAAGATATCTCAAGAGTCAATGAATTTCTTATTATCAAAGAAGATAGATGAATGTTATATTGATGGGTCAGCATTGCCAACTTCATCTAATAGCAATCATCTAAGTTATGAAGAGGCTACTGAAATACTAGATAAATTAAACGCTAAAAAATCATACATAATTCACCTTGGGCATAAAGTATTGGATTACATAAAACAAAATGGAATTACATTAAAATATCAAATAGTAAATGGCATATACTAGGGTACAATAAGCATATTTTTAGTACTATCAATCAAATATTGCTAAAAAGTAATTTTGTTTGAATATAATTCTACTAAAATCAAGAGGATTATTATTGTATGCAGTATAAATCGGTATTTATTTCTGATATTCATTTGGGGACAAGTGATGCTAAAGCAGAAAACTTTTTAGATTTTATCAAGGATTTAGAGTGTGAGAATCTATTCCTTGTTGGTGATATTATAGATGGTTGGGCTATGAAGAGAAAACTTACTTGGTTGCAAAGTCACTCAGATGTTATACAAAAAGTATTAAGAAAAGCTCGTAAAGGTACAAAGGTTTTTTATGTTTTGGGCAATCATGATGAGTTTATAAAACCTTTTTTGCCACTTCAGCTAGGGGATAATATTACTGTTGTTCAAGATTATTCCTATATTGGAGTAGATAAAAGAAAATATCTTGTCACCCATGGAGATATTTTTGATACTATTACGCTTACAAAAAAATGGCTTGCTCTTTTAGGTGATAGTGCATATATGTTTGTACTTAGAGTTAATAAGCCATTAAACAAACTTAGAAAACTGATTGGCTATCATAAATATTGGTCGCTTTCAAAATATCTCAAACAAAATGTGAAAAAGTCTATGATGTTTATTTGTGAATTTGAAGAAATTATGGTAAACTATGCCAAAGAATATCAGTATGATGGTGTTATATGTGGACACATACATTGTGCAGAAATAAAAGATATTCAAGGGGTTACTTACCTTAATTGTGGCGACTGGGTGGAAAGTTGTACTGCCCTTGTGGAAGATTTGGATGGGGATTGGAAAATTTTAGAACATTTGGTGATTAATGAATAAAGTAAATTTAGTTATATCTGGTGGTGGGGCTAGGGCTATTTATGCTCTGGGTGTTGTGCAGTGGTTACTAGAGCAACAAATCAAGATTGAACAAATTAGTTGTGTAAGTGGTGGTAGTATTGTTGGGGCGATGTTAGCACAAAATCAAAAACCAACTGATATTTTAGCATCTTTAAAGAGTATAAAGTATAAAAAAGAAATCAAGCTAGTATTATCTAAAGGGCTATTTTCTCTTGATAGGTTTGCACCTATTTTAGATGAGTTATTGGAACACAAAACTATACAAGAATCAGTTAAACCACTTTTGATTTGGGCTATTAGTCTTGAAAGTGGCAAAAGCAACTATTTTAAAACAGCAAAAATAAGTGATGCTATTTTGGCTTCTTGTTCATTGTATCCTATTTTTAGACCATATATGATTGATGGTAAATATTATCTTGATGGTGGTTTTGTGAACAACCTTCCAGCTGAGCCTTTTGTAGGGCAAGATAATAAAATCTTAGGTATAAATCTTAATCCAAGACTTGATATCAATATAGATAAGTTAAGTATCAAAAGAGTCCTTTATACAATATTTTATGCGAATATGGACTGTAGAAAACATTTATGTGATATTTATCTTGAGCCTCAAGCAATATCTGCTTATGGGATTTTTGGTACAGATAAATTTGATGAGATATTTGAACTAGGGTATAATGAGGCAAGAAACAGTAAGCTATGTGTTGAGTGAGTGATGGAATTATTCCATCAGTGGCTTGATAATATAGCTCCAAATACTAAAAAACACCTCTATAAGGATAAGCCAAATAATAATCCACTCCAAAAATTCACTTGATTTTTGGTTTACTCTATCTGTGGCAAATTCTACTGATTCTTTTAGATATGAGATTTTATACTCAATTACTTCAAATCTTGATTTGAGTTCTAGTTGGATTGATAGTTGGTTGTAAAGTGATTCTAACTCTAAATCATCCCAGATAATATCGGGTTTATCAAGAAGGTAGAGTTGATTTAGTATATCAAATCTCTCTTTTGCTATGCTACTTGCAAAATTCATAAGAGCATTTCTATCTTTTATCTTTAGTTTTGTAGTATCTTCATATAGTTTTCTACTTTCTTTCATCTTATTTTCTAGTGATTTTTCTCTTATTTCCAAACCCACACTTTGAGATAGTGCAAGAGAGATAATAGATGCTATGGATTTGTTGAATTTGTTGTATTTGATAGTGTGTGAATCAATCAATGGCTTATCAAATTCTGGTGATATGACCATAGGATAATCTTGATTTATAAGGGCAGTTTCAAAATGATTTGCTTCATTGATATGAAGTCTATTTAAAAAAGCTTTTATTTCTTCGTGGCTAAAGTTACAAAATGTTATTACCCCATAGGTTGTATTAAAGATAAATTTATCATCACTTACTTGAGCAACAAGTGAATTTTCTATATTTGAAAGGATAAGTGTAGAAAACTCTTTTTCTATCTCATATTTTGTTATTGTTCTTGGGAGTCCTATTGAGACAAATAGTATATTAGTTTGCATGTGGTTACCTCAATAGGAATTATATGTGAGTTTGGTTATAGTTTGGTTACAAGATAGAAAATAAAAATATAGTTTAAGTCCATATATGTTGTAACCATGGTGTAACTAATATTATTTATACTTCCAGAGTAACTTAACCAAAACAAAGTGAGGAAGTAAAATGACAATGTTTAAAAAATCGGTATTATCTTTAAGTGCAGTAGTTGCTCTTGGTATGACAGCTAATGCAAATGATCAAATAAGAGTTGTTGGATCAAGTACAGTATATCCTTTTACAAGCTATGTAGCTGAAGAATTTGGTGCAACAACAAAAAGTAAAACACCTATTATAGAATCAACTGGTACAGGTGGTGGTATGAAAATATTTTGTTCAGGAGCTGATTTAAATACTCCAAGTTTTACAAATGCTTCAAGACCTATAAAATCAAGTGAATACGAAGAGTGTAAAAAAAATGGTGTTGATAACATCGTTGGTATGATGGTTGGATTTGACGGTATAGCTATAGCTCAGAGTAAATCAAATCCAAAAATGGATTTAAAATTAGAGCATGTTTTTTTAGCATTAGCTGAAGAAGTACCAAGTAAAGATGGTAAATCATTAGTAAAAAACCCTTATAAATTTTGGAGTGATATAGATTCATCTTTACCAAAAAGAGAAATCAGAGTAATTGGAGCTCCAACAACATCTGGTACAAGAGATGCTTTTGACGAAATGGTAATGGAAGTAGCTTCTAAGAAATTTGATGCATATGGTGACTTAAAAGGTAAATATAAAAAAACAAGAACAGATGGTGCATTTATCCCAGGTGGTGAAAATGATAATTTGATAGTTCAACAACTTACTCAAGATAAAGCAGCAGTTGGATATTTTGGATATAGTTTCCTAGAGGAAAATCACGACAAAATTCAAGGTGTAAGCTTAAATGGTGTATCTCCAACATTTGAAGATATTGCAAGTGCCAAATATCCAGTATCAAGAAGCCTTTATGTATATGCAAAAGGTAATCATTTAGGAAAAGTAAAAGGTATGGAACAATTTATGGATCTTTATATGTCTGATATGATGATAGGGCAAAATGGTGTTCTTAAAAATATAGGACTTATTCCTATGCCAGCTAGTACTTTAAAAGAGGTTCAAAATGCTGTAAAAGCTAGAACACAATTAACAAAAGAAATGGTAGATAAGCATACTGTTTTACCTGTTAAATAATTATTAATAAGATTAAAATATAGATTTTAGCCTCTTGTGAAAGCAAGAGGCTTAGTCATTTTAAATAAAAAGAAGAAAAAAGGAAGGAAAAGTAATGTCAAATGATACATTGTATTTGATATTTTTTGGTGGCTTGATCCCTTTAATATATATTGCATATATTTTAGGTAAAAACAGAGCATCAAATATAAGGGCAAATGGAATAAAAATGCATTCACAACCTGATCAATATGGTTGGTTTGTAGCTTTATATACAGGTTTACCTGTGATTATGCTTGCAGTTACTGGGGTGTTTTTATACCTTTTTGGGATAGAAGCGGTTCCACCACATATGCTTGTAGTTGCATCTTTAACTCTTGGTGCTATAAGCTTGCTTTTTTTGGTAAAAAACTTAAATGGTAAAACAAAAGCAAGGGATTTGATAGAGAGTTTTATAAAAGGTGTCCTTATATTTGCAGCTTTTGTATCTGTTCTTACAACATTTGGAATACTTTTTTCTATTATATTTGAAACTATACATTTCTTTCAAAGGGAGTCTTTATGGGGATTCTTGACAGGTACACAGTGGAATCCTGATGCTGCATTTTTAGAGGGTGCTGGAAGAGGGAGTGATCTAAACTCAGCTTCAAAATTTGGAGCAGTTCCTATTTTTGCTGGTACTTTTTATATTACTGCTATTGCTATGTGTGTAGCTATTCCTATAGGAGTGCTTAGTGCTATTTATTTATCAGAATATGCATCACCAAAAGCAAGAAACAGAG contains:
- a CDS encoding CatB-related O-acetyltransferase, which codes for MIYKIDSYNIGQKKVLTQEPNISSSSVIKECTFGEYVEIGENNNIQESVIGNFSYTSENCQIINSMIKNFVNIASYVRINPSQHPMHWASQHHIQYRKEMFGVGIDDESFFEWRRERKVIIGNDVWLGHNVVVMGNVTIGDGAVIGSSSVVTKDIPPFAIAVGNPAKVIRYRFDESTIQSLQKIAWWDWSYEQIKIAIDDFKNVDEFIEKYKR
- a CDS encoding AAA family ATPase, with protein sequence MKTIILIVGASGVGKDTLINAIKDDIKANFVTRYVTRIPDENETNYYIAKEDFVCLKDKDFFVSFWEAHGNCYGVSKNSILDGLNIISVSRDSIKDFEENFSDVVTIDIKIPTNMLYERLKNRNREDEEEILKRIKRSDKKVQANRLITFYNDKSIDQSKEELISLIRSIEQ
- a CDS encoding MBL fold metallo-hydrolase; amino-acid sequence: MFELKFLGTADSAGIPVHNCQCDICTEYRKKEKVNLSTSAYIELNNQQIILLDAGIENIATLFDGKKIEAIFMTHFHPDHALGLLRLRYSNDIINCYHPKDDLGFADLFKHTKSINYQVNIPFEKIMINQISFTPIPLKHSKNTTGYLIEDGEKTIAYLTDCAKISQESMNFLLSKKIDECYIDGSALPTSSNSNHLSYEEATEILDKLNAKKSYIIHLGHKVLDYIKQNGITLKYQIVNGIY
- a CDS encoding patatin-like phospholipase family protein, whose protein sequence is MNKVNLVISGGGARAIYALGVVQWLLEQQIKIEQISCVSGGSIVGAMLAQNQKPTDILASLKSIKYKKEIKLVLSKGLFSLDRFAPILDELLEHKTIQESVKPLLIWAISLESGKSNYFKTAKISDAILASCSLYPIFRPYMIDGKYYLDGGFVNNLPAEPFVGQDNKILGINLNPRLDINIDKLSIKRVLYTIFYANMDCRKHLCDIYLEPQAISAYGIFGTDKFDEIFELGYNEARNSKLCVE
- a CDS encoding UDP-2,3-diacylglucosamine diphosphatase; translation: MQYKSVFISDIHLGTSDAKAENFLDFIKDLECENLFLVGDIIDGWAMKRKLTWLQSHSDVIQKVLRKARKGTKVFYVLGNHDEFIKPFLPLQLGDNITVVQDYSYIGVDKRKYLVTHGDIFDTITLTKKWLALLGDSAYMFVLRVNKPLNKLRKLIGYHKYWSLSKYLKQNVKKSMMFICEFEEIMVNYAKEYQYDGVICGHIHCAEIKDIQGVTYLNCGDWVESCTALVEDLDGDWKILEHLVINE
- a CDS encoding RMD1 family protein, translated to MQTNILFVSIGLPRTITKYEIEKEFSTLILSNIENSLVAQVSDDKFIFNTTYGVITFCNFSHEEIKAFLNRLHINEANHFETALINQDYPMVISPEFDKPLIDSHTIKYNKFNKSIASIISLALSQSVGLEIREKSLENKMKESRKLYEDTTKLKIKDRNALMNFASSIAKERFDILNQLYLLDKPDIIWDDLELESLYNQLSIQLELKSRFEVIEYKISYLKESVEFATDRVNQKSSEFLEWIIIWLILIEVFFSIWSYIIKPLME
- a CDS encoding MFS transporter produces the protein MIKRFFIDGTLKPVIGLGITSTIGYGTLFYSFTIMSLEFENEFGWSKSFIFGIFSLGLLLGGLISPFIGKKLDKYGAQVVMSIGSFLAALGMLFISFVETKFGFILSLLYIEIVATFVLYEAAFVALSQIAKEKARLPMAQITLIAGFASTIFWPLITFLLEIMSWRDVYLVLSLLHLCIALPLHLFMLKNRTLKSGVTNYIDSKGVFQLTQKQKDKAIVLLAITLCLIAIPIAAIQLHLLSVLQSFGIEAIIAVALGALIGPSQVGARVVEMIFSNKTTPIQSAIISNILIFLSLISLLLSVYEILFATLFVVLYGAGQGLNYIARGSLPLYILSADSFGKNSGILNLFIKITTAISPFSVALLLDFFGNIVTVVFLVIVVMLSFVSLFYLKKVYHV
- a CDS encoding PstS family phosphate ABC transporter substrate-binding protein, yielding MTMFKKSVLSLSAVVALGMTANANDQIRVVGSSTVYPFTSYVAEEFGATTKSKTPIIESTGTGGGMKIFCSGADLNTPSFTNASRPIKSSEYEECKKNGVDNIVGMMVGFDGIAIAQSKSNPKMDLKLEHVFLALAEEVPSKDGKSLVKNPYKFWSDIDSSLPKREIRVIGAPTTSGTRDAFDEMVMEVASKKFDAYGDLKGKYKKTRTDGAFIPGGENDNLIVQQLTQDKAAVGYFGYSFLEENHDKIQGVSLNGVSPTFEDIASAKYPVSRSLYVYAKGNHLGKVKGMEQFMDLYMSDMMIGQNGVLKNIGLIPMPASTLKEVQNAVKARTQLTKEMVDKHTVLPVK